From Pigmentibacter ruber, a single genomic window includes:
- a CDS encoding recombinase family protein — protein MYIGYARVSSADQSCNLQNDALSKSGCEKIFSDIASGAKIERKGLNDTINYMRPGDTLVVWRLDRLGRTLSSLISFVNELNNKQLCFKSIVENIDTTSPTGKFFFHVTGAFAELERNIIKERTRAGLEAARSRGRLGGRPKVISSDKIRAAIDLYEKKNSSISEICRLLKISERSFYRYKSLT, from the coding sequence ATGTACATTGGTTATGCAAGAGTTTCAAGTGCTGATCAGTCTTGCAACTTACAAAATGATGCACTTTCTAAATCTGGATGTGAAAAGATATTCTCAGATATTGCTAGCGGAGCAAAAATTGAGAGAAAAGGTTTAAATGACACAATAAATTATATGCGACCTGGTGATACTTTAGTCGTATGGAGATTAGATCGTCTTGGCCGAACGCTTTCTAGCTTAATTTCATTTGTTAATGAACTAAATAATAAACAACTTTGCTTCAAAAGTATTGTAGAAAATATTGATACAACAAGTCCAACAGGGAAATTTTTTTTCCATGTGACAGGTGCTTTCGCGGAGTTAGAACGTAATATCATCAAAGAAAGAACAAGAGCTGGTCTTGAAGCTGCACGTTCAAGAGGTAGGTTAGGAGGAAGACCTAAGGTTATATCCTCTGATAAGATTCGAGCTGCTATAGATCTTTATGAAAAGAAAAACTCTTCAATTTCAGAAATATGTCGTTTATTGAAAATATCAGAACGAAGTTTTTATCGTTATAAATCGTTAACTTAG
- a CDS encoding SDR family oxidoreductase: MKRIALVTGGNRGIGFEVCRQLAKKGFHVVLSSRNEKKGKEAIKKLKEEKLSISYLKLDVTKESSIKTAAKQFAKEYGVLDVLINNAGGNYDYGITPTQSQVDFIKETLELNLLSAWTTTKHFLPLLLKSSFGKIVNVSSGAGSHGDLYFGLATNNGSVASYGISKLALNGLTVKLAAELKDKGILVNSVCPGFTATTPEAKKMGARPVEEGAASVVWGALLEKHGPTGGFFRDGKSIGW; encoded by the coding sequence ATGAAAAGAATTGCATTGGTTACTGGAGGTAACAGAGGTATTGGGTTTGAAGTCTGCCGGCAACTGGCAAAAAAGGGGTTTCATGTAGTTTTAAGCTCACGAAACGAAAAAAAAGGCAAAGAGGCCATTAAAAAACTTAAAGAAGAAAAATTATCAATTTCCTATTTAAAATTAGATGTTACAAAAGAATCAAGTATAAAAACAGCGGCAAAGCAATTTGCAAAAGAATATGGAGTTTTAGATGTTTTAATCAATAATGCAGGAGGTAATTATGATTATGGAATAACACCAACTCAATCTCAAGTAGATTTTATTAAAGAAACTTTAGAACTTAATTTATTAAGTGCTTGGACAACTACGAAGCATTTCCTCCCTTTATTACTAAAAAGCTCATTCGGAAAAATAGTAAATGTTTCTAGTGGAGCAGGCTCACACGGAGATCTGTATTTTGGTTTAGCAACAAATAATGGCTCAGTAGCATCTTATGGAATTTCAAAGCTTGCTCTAAATGGTCTTACAGTAAAACTTGCTGCAGAACTGAAAGATAAAGGAATTCTAGTAAACTCAGTTTGTCCAGGTTTTACAGCCACAACCCCAGAAGCAAAAAAAATGGGCGCAAGACCTGTAGAAGAGGGGGCAGCAAGTGTCGTTTGGGGTGCGTTACTCGAAAAACACGGGCCAACAGGTGGTTTTTTTAGAGATGGAAAATCAATTGGTTGGTAA
- a CDS encoding SLATT domain-containing protein — MENNNKKENVQELEKNIVITKNSRMKAEVRLKFYSFWLNTGVAISSIIIVIINVIILVFPDYDRKHILTFVSLFYSLLILISSLLIWSRNFEIRANNFKDCYLRLDKLLRELKSTNDEIKIGKKYDSILKKFENHETVDYIDAMLEFNIKQKKDQSSYKKMRLITLNEKIKHYFFKIIRILFYILIVIAPLIFSYYLIFCIKS, encoded by the coding sequence ATGGAAAATAATAACAAAAAAGAAAACGTGCAAGAATTAGAAAAAAATATAGTAATTACTAAAAATAGCAGAATGAAGGCTGAAGTTAGACTTAAATTTTACTCTTTTTGGCTTAACACAGGTGTTGCAATATCATCAATTATAATTGTAATTATAAATGTTATAATTTTAGTTTTTCCTGATTATGATCGAAAACATATTTTAACATTTGTTTCCTTGTTTTATTCATTATTGATATTAATTTCATCACTATTGATATGGTCAAGAAATTTTGAAATTAGAGCAAATAATTTTAAAGATTGTTATTTAAGATTAGATAAACTATTGAGAGAATTAAAATCTACTAACGATGAAATAAAAATAGGAAAAAAGTATGATAGCATATTAAAAAAATTTGAAAATCATGAAACTGTTGATTATATTGACGCAATGCTTGAATTCAATATTAAGCAAAAGAAGGATCAAAGTAGCTATAAGAAAATGAGATTAATAACATTAAATGAAAAAATTAAACATTATTTTTTTAAAATCATAAGAATATTATTTTACATCCTTATAGTTATTGCTCCTTTAATTTTTTCTTATTACTTGATTTTTTGTATCAAATCATAA
- a CDS encoding Tn3 family transposase, producing MLNFEDTAYPRFKKSYSESELQKLFYPSEEEIEFCKNNSTGEKPLLCMVLLLKSFQNIGYFIQLNEIPELIIKFIVEKSNFKGTINELIHGYQDSGSKRRHVKCIREYLNIKQFNNGGNDLLENVLPEMALIKHELIDLINISLEYLVKERFEIPAFRTIHDICKYHRAKVNHKIYIDIFEKLDQSGRYYLGNLFLERNQEHSLWDDLKKDLEKPSFKVMADMLMRQKLLQTMSRYNNLIQYLPPIKIQTFYEEANGYDIGSLFKVKEDKRLTLILCFLYTKLARINDDLCNVFIKRIKKFNVRAKFELQLYLDKNSEKTESVFKTFNEIEDQVKSGIQELEKINEITNIVNNNQELFDYARTQVESGIKNFNRFVWNHYKQSRKRLLKILTALNLSSTSEDSSIINAIEYMLFHKDTTTEWLYPGRIYKRKGKTGPILIDFSWILDNWWKLVTGKKKRDGFPQKINRKHFEACLCNQIALELQAGDLCINNSIDYSDYRKELISEEESLRTLDEYGKLIGISTNKKQFIIDIQSNLEKSANFTDETFQENPDFKIQNGEPKLKKYIPIEKDKAKLKELESMLDKKMQKHSMSLLNILISGNNLLNLTKFFGPNSGHAAKIKDEEMRYILTIFAYGTGLGPTQTAKAVPEVNRRKISFLNLRHTSVDKIDNCIRSVINIYNKFDLPKLWGNGSRAAADGTHWDMYDNNLLSEYHIRYGQFGGIGYYHISDTYIALFSHFISCGMREGIFILDGLSKNKSDIQPDTIHGDSHAQMLTGFGLSYLLGIKLMPRIKNWKDLNFYKPSSEQIFKHIDSLFTKEKIDWDLIEKYLYDMIRVAHSIKAGKINPSTILKRLNTSSRKNKLYYAFRELGRVIRTTYLLNYLSDQDLRRIVQSSTNKCESFNKFVKWIYFGEDMITKNDREEQLRVIKYNHLIAVVLTFYNVYAITKSVKELTSEGLKVDPILISKINPYRTGHVNRFGVYEIQDRKLDDIDFELKV from the coding sequence ATGCTTAATTTTGAGGACACTGCATATCCGAGATTCAAAAAATCTTATTCAGAAAGTGAATTGCAAAAGTTATTTTATCCAAGTGAGGAAGAAATAGAATTTTGTAAAAATAACTCTACAGGTGAAAAACCACTTCTATGTATGGTTCTTCTTTTAAAAAGCTTTCAAAATATTGGTTATTTTATTCAGCTTAATGAAATTCCAGAGCTTATAATAAAATTTATTGTTGAAAAATCAAATTTTAAAGGAACAATTAATGAATTGATCCATGGATATCAGGATTCAGGTTCAAAAAGAAGGCATGTTAAATGTATAAGAGAATATTTAAATATAAAACAATTTAATAATGGCGGAAATGATTTACTTGAAAATGTTTTGCCAGAAATGGCATTAATTAAGCATGAACTTATAGATTTAATAAATATTAGCTTGGAATATCTTGTTAAAGAAAGATTTGAGATTCCTGCTTTTAGAACTATTCATGATATTTGTAAATATCATAGAGCAAAAGTTAATCATAAAATATACATAGATATTTTTGAAAAACTTGATCAGTCTGGAAGATATTATTTAGGAAATTTGTTCCTTGAAAGAAATCAAGAACATTCATTGTGGGATGATTTAAAAAAAGATTTAGAAAAACCTAGTTTTAAAGTTATGGCTGATATGCTGATGAGACAAAAATTATTGCAAACCATGTCACGATATAACAATTTAATTCAATATCTTCCACCTATAAAAATACAGACATTCTATGAAGAAGCTAATGGTTATGATATTGGAAGCTTATTTAAAGTTAAAGAAGACAAACGGCTTACTTTGATACTTTGTTTTTTATATACAAAATTGGCTAGAATTAATGATGATTTATGCAATGTTTTTATAAAAAGAATAAAGAAATTTAATGTTCGAGCAAAGTTTGAACTTCAACTTTATCTTGATAAAAACTCTGAAAAGACAGAGTCAGTATTTAAAACATTTAATGAAATTGAGGATCAAGTAAAATCTGGAATACAAGAATTAGAAAAAATCAATGAAATTACGAATATTGTGAATAATAATCAAGAATTATTTGACTATGCAAGAACGCAAGTAGAATCTGGAATTAAAAATTTTAACAGATTTGTGTGGAACCATTATAAACAAAGTAGAAAAAGATTACTGAAAATACTTACAGCACTAAATTTATCCTCTACTAGCGAAGATAGTTCAATCATAAATGCTATTGAATACATGTTATTTCACAAGGATACAACAACTGAATGGTTATATCCAGGGCGAATTTATAAGCGGAAAGGAAAAACAGGCCCAATTCTAATTGATTTTTCTTGGATACTTGACAATTGGTGGAAGTTAGTAACTGGAAAAAAGAAAAGAGATGGTTTCCCCCAAAAAATAAATAGAAAACATTTTGAGGCTTGCTTATGTAATCAAATAGCGCTTGAGTTACAAGCAGGAGACTTGTGCATAAATAATAGCATAGATTACTCTGATTATAGAAAGGAACTTATTTCAGAAGAAGAGTCTCTTAGAACGCTAGATGAATATGGAAAATTAATAGGAATTTCCACTAATAAGAAACAATTTATTATAGATATTCAAAGTAATTTAGAAAAATCAGCTAATTTTACTGATGAAACTTTTCAAGAAAATCCAGATTTTAAAATTCAAAATGGAGAACCTAAATTAAAGAAATATATTCCTATTGAAAAAGATAAAGCAAAACTAAAAGAACTTGAGAGTATGCTTGATAAAAAGATGCAAAAACATTCTATGTCATTGTTAAATATATTAATTTCTGGAAATAATTTATTGAATTTAACAAAGTTCTTCGGACCAAATAGTGGACACGCAGCAAAAATTAAAGATGAAGAAATGCGTTATATTCTAACAATTTTTGCTTATGGAACGGGTCTTGGTCCAACTCAAACAGCAAAAGCTGTTCCTGAAGTAAATAGAAGAAAAATTTCATTTTTAAATTTAAGACATACTTCTGTTGATAAAATTGATAATTGTATTAGAAGTGTTATAAATATTTACAATAAATTTGATTTACCTAAACTCTGGGGAAATGGTTCAAGAGCCGCTGCAGATGGGACTCATTGGGACATGTATGATAATAATTTACTCTCTGAATATCATATAAGATATGGTCAATTTGGAGGAATTGGATATTATCATATTAGTGATACCTATATTGCATTATTTTCTCATTTTATATCTTGCGGTATGAGAGAAGGAATATTTATTTTAGATGGACTTTCTAAAAATAAATCAGATATCCAGCCTGATACAATTCATGGAGATTCTCACGCTCAAATGCTCACAGGATTTGGTTTATCCTATCTCCTAGGTATAAAATTAATGCCCAGAATAAAAAATTGGAAAGATTTAAATTTTTACAAACCATCTTCAGAACAGATTTTTAAACATATTGATTCCTTGTTTACAAAAGAAAAAATTGATTGGGATTTAATTGAAAAATATTTATATGATATGATTAGGGTCGCTCATTCAATTAAGGCTGGTAAGATAAATCCATCAACAATATTAAAAAGATTAAACACTAGTTCTAGAAAAAATAAATTGTATTATGCCTTTAGAGAATTAGGCAGAGTTATACGAACAACTTATCTTCTCAATTATTTATCCGATCAAGATCTTAGAAGAATAGTCCAATCTTCAACTAATAAATGTGAATCATTTAATAAATTTGTAAAATGGATTTACTTTGGTGAAGATATGATTACTAAGAACGACAGAGAAGAGCAATTGAGAGTTATAAAATATAATCATTTAATAGCTGTCGTACTTACTTTTTATAATGTATATGCAATAACAAAATCAGTTAAAGAACTTACATCGGAAGGTCTCAAAGTAGATCCTATTCTTATTTCAAAAATTAATCCGTATCGAACTGGCCATGTAAACAGATTTGGAGTTTATGAAATCCAGGATCGAAAATTAGATGATATTGACTTTGAACTGAAAGTTTGA
- a CDS encoding M61 family metallopeptidase, with translation MPEGLPESISDIKIKGANFEKINNYQLLLSNISRKQYIELTYNVKQKNLGMPSKIEDIYFPILQEKYFKFIGLPILIYPETIKKKNPHNLINFYFKWNLPDNWGFANSFGKQVYSQKVLSTLEEIQKSIFIGGSEYRFYEIKQNSHGKVITAIQGKWQFTDEYFTNSVIDIINFQRKYMKQTQKEPYYLVELGLIQPKEVDLCKGYGGLNLTNAFSFFLEGNSCLLDEYSLRTLIHEYFHKWIPGKTFKTSEVKINNFNFIYSPFNWFREGFTNFFTSHIAFKMQYNKQPLEEKESIKKYLENFNRVIKSYYTSPYICYSQQQIKDEFWSNSSVQDLPYIQGELIAANWNAKIKKNTLNKNSLYDYIQSMISSKNTYTELNVINLAKNYPFHIDSVEEDIQKIHNGCEQPPIDEMSSPIQIAPDVLGPCFEKKYKKYNILDKNRKQTQKEILVPEFQMISDWDNQRTTCLNWLNLT, from the coding sequence ATGCCTGAAGGCCTCCCTGAATCAATATCTGATATAAAAATAAAAGGAGCAAATTTTGAAAAAATTAATAACTATCAATTACTTTTATCAAATATATCCAGAAAACAGTATATTGAATTGACTTATAACGTAAAACAAAAAAATCTTGGAATGCCAAGTAAAATCGAAGATATCTACTTCCCAATTTTGCAAGAAAAATATTTTAAATTTATTGGTTTACCAATTCTTATTTATCCCGAAACAATTAAAAAGAAAAATCCACACAATTTGATTAATTTTTACTTTAAATGGAATTTGCCTGATAACTGGGGGTTTGCAAATAGTTTCGGCAAACAGGTTTATTCTCAAAAAGTTTTGTCTACTTTAGAAGAGATCCAAAAAAGTATTTTTATAGGCGGGTCAGAATATCGCTTTTATGAAATAAAACAAAATTCTCATGGAAAGGTTATAACAGCTATTCAGGGAAAGTGGCAATTTACAGACGAATATTTTACTAATAGTGTAATAGATATTATTAATTTCCAACGAAAATATATGAAACAAACTCAAAAAGAGCCATATTATTTGGTTGAATTAGGTTTAATTCAACCTAAAGAAGTTGATCTTTGTAAAGGATATGGTGGATTAAATTTAACTAATGCTTTTTCTTTTTTTCTAGAAGGAAATTCGTGCTTACTTGACGAATATAGTTTAAGAACTTTAATACATGAATATTTTCATAAATGGATCCCCGGAAAAACTTTTAAAACATCTGAAGTAAAAATAAATAATTTTAATTTTATCTACTCTCCTTTTAACTGGTTTAGAGAGGGCTTCACTAATTTTTTCACTTCACATATTGCATTTAAAATGCAATACAATAAACAACCACTCGAAGAAAAAGAATCTATCAAAAAATACTTAGAAAATTTTAATAGAGTAATAAAATCTTATTATACATCACCCTATATTTGCTATTCGCAGCAACAAATAAAAGATGAATTCTGGAGTAATAGCAGTGTGCAAGATCTGCCTTATATCCAAGGTGAATTAATTGCTGCTAATTGGAATGCCAAAATTAAGAAAAATACTTTAAATAAAAATTCATTATATGATTATATTCAAAGCATGATAAGTTCTAAAAATACATATACTGAATTAAATGTAATAAATTTAGCTAAAAATTATCCTTTTCATATTGATTCTGTTGAAGAAGATATCCAAAAAATACACAACGGTTGTGAGCAACCTCCGATAGATGAGATGTCAAGCCCCATCCAAATTGCGCCAGATGTCTTGGGTCCTTGTTTTGAAAAGAAATATAAAAAGTATAATATTTTAGATAAAAACCGTAAGCAGACACAAAAAGAAATATTAGTTCCAGAATTTCAGATGATTTCCGACTGGGATAATCAAAGGACGACTTGTTTAAATTGGTTAAACTTGACTTAA
- a CDS encoding SH3 domain-containing protein, whose translation MEKTFLSIVKRTFIIYVFCIISYPSLAFNPEQIQIFPINKYNQDINHFFDQNSSEFNVPIFHNSIIENKVSDFKERFMGSQSPWSENYVSQFLKTNPPEELLKNNFRKFRENCDTTNPKSFSSNFRPYSCSWFDHTISKNSNFQQFTNPHYNSKYRAIAINNSEAKLFPTYDPLYFNYKIAGNGYPFDQLQDSSIWIGSPLYVIGMSQNGWSLVITHTNIMTWVPSQNIAFVSDKFIKNYITYANTNGFRSIIRTEANITVDDQNFKNLNTVAGYIGSIFPGKNKSENTVWIPHKLKDGTARLVSAEVKNEGSTFFPLSPTPAHFSKIIKELNGRTYGWGGMYFNNDCSQEMQSIFSVFGIWLPRNSVDQYKTGKIIDLSSQNTEQRIQSLIDLGRKLVTLVYIPGHIMLYVGNINGTPWIYNNIWALRPADNSYRSVIGQSLFLPVLKEYTIENSILISLADDKKRSKFILTYLDEML comes from the coding sequence ATGGAAAAGACTTTTCTATCAATTGTGAAACGTACGTTTATAATTTATGTGTTTTGTATTATTTCCTATCCTTCACTTGCTTTTAATCCTGAACAAATTCAAATTTTTCCAATAAATAAATATAATCAAGATATAAATCATTTTTTTGATCAAAATTCCTCCGAATTTAATGTTCCGATTTTTCATAATTCAATCATTGAAAATAAAGTCTCAGATTTTAAAGAACGCTTTATGGGTTCTCAATCACCTTGGTCCGAAAATTATGTGTCTCAATTTTTAAAAACAAATCCCCCTGAGGAGTTATTAAAAAATAATTTCCGCAAATTTAGGGAAAATTGTGACACAACAAATCCTAAAAGCTTTTCATCAAATTTTAGACCATATTCTTGTTCTTGGTTTGATCATACAATATCAAAAAATAGCAACTTTCAGCAATTTACAAATCCTCATTATAATTCGAAATATCGAGCCATTGCTATAAATAATTCAGAGGCAAAGCTTTTCCCAACTTATGATCCTCTTTATTTCAACTATAAAATTGCTGGTAATGGTTATCCTTTCGATCAACTACAAGATTCTTCTATTTGGATTGGTAGTCCTTTATATGTTATCGGAATGAGTCAAAATGGTTGGTCCTTGGTAATCACTCATACAAATATTATGACCTGGGTTCCCTCTCAAAATATTGCTTTTGTATCGGACAAATTCATTAAAAATTATATTACATATGCAAATACAAATGGATTTCGTTCTATTATACGAACAGAAGCGAATATTACTGTAGATGATCAAAACTTTAAAAATCTGAATACAGTTGCTGGTTATATTGGGAGCATTTTTCCAGGAAAAAATAAATCTGAAAATACAGTATGGATTCCGCATAAACTCAAAGATGGAACTGCAAGGTTAGTTTCAGCTGAAGTAAAAAATGAAGGAAGCACTTTTTTTCCTCTTTCCCCAACACCGGCTCATTTTTCCAAAATTATAAAAGAATTAAATGGTAGAACATATGGATGGGGCGGCATGTATTTTAACAATGATTGCTCCCAAGAAATGCAAAGTATTTTTTCAGTTTTTGGAATATGGCTCCCACGTAATTCTGTAGACCAATATAAAACAGGAAAAATAATTGATTTAAGTAGTCAAAATACTGAGCAAAGAATACAAAGTTTAATAGATCTTGGGCGTAAACTTGTTACCCTTGTTTACATACCAGGTCATATTATGCTCTATGTTGGAAATATAAATGGAACACCATGGATTTATAATAATATATGGGCATTAAGACCCGCTGACAATAGTTACCGCTCTGTCATTGGACAATCCTTATTTTTACCAGTACTTAAAGAATACACCATTGAAAATTCCATTCTCATCTCTTTGGCAGACGACAAAAAAAGATCAAAATTTATTTTGACTTATTTAGATGAAATGCTCTGA
- a CDS encoding TrlF family AAA-like ATPase → MIQSNFTGAKWWKIDFHVHTPCSTDYKQKHITTEDWINKCLEKGLDCVVITDHNDTGWIDGVTDSLSKLKKQDEKYRYFYIFKGIELTVDEIHFILIFKDSMNAKDIERLIGGTFNINSALFYDAPNQERKIQSQFDWIDKIQENAIVIPAHIDRSDNGFFNIKNKPKLDNYLRSKQKFLAMEFKGNLDNIANEIKHLENENSNFKKNYDSQSAEYPAKEKLKNLKYISQKIEEYKKQNTTFILGSDSHNLDTTEELFTWVKMETPSFESLRLALHDGSDSVIRSNDTSENLNEIKHKYIDNIEIHNALFAGIQDPLNIKFNPWLNIIIGSRGSGKSSIFNFLKILSNPTVIDSDQDRDSFKNFFKERNEKENSGALKINTIISLTLNNLNNEYETFKYEHSDKKWTINNSLILKDQLKTYLPVKIFSQKEIFEICQKENNFFEYIKSFIQEELEKINEEIKDKFSTLKIKIEEINKFTNSVSKLESIDSEIKILEEKIKVIESTEYKDTINKYKLYHSLNESLNTSTDFIKENFINQLNKIPNKETNYNIQINSNLDEKTKNELTKWNSELTKLTSLLHENIKQINSHFDTLSILHENTYFYSNYIQIKKEYEELTNKYGASIQDFSKDFEKLNKLKKEQEKIESEKKALILLNEDKEKIKKDIIQLEQKKRELIKRKIDDINNNQSKLNNNFKKIKISYLICQRNVSQSFQNEIGTRNQRYSSFYLSEDEKSGFLFDTFLSSKNDNIDNIFKHIHDEKRKWFEFNPKNSAEKELKNILLNKKDELDLFFPEDTIKVEISKNKSFEPISNVSPGEKVAAFLELVMNIENKTLCIDQPEDDLDLTFISDTIIPLIKNYKKNQQVIIITHNANITINTGAENIIHLKFSGGKDPQIRHKETGALQNEKIRKAVCDVVEGGEKALQDRYYKIFKALSNYKP, encoded by the coding sequence ATGATTCAAAGCAATTTTACAGGAGCTAAATGGTGGAAAATAGATTTCCATGTTCATACACCTTGTTCAACGGATTATAAACAAAAACATATAACGACTGAAGACTGGATAAATAAGTGTTTAGAAAAAGGACTTGATTGTGTCGTTATTACAGATCATAACGATACAGGTTGGATCGATGGTGTAACTGATTCCCTCTCAAAATTAAAGAAACAAGATGAAAAATACAGATATTTTTATATATTTAAAGGGATTGAATTAACAGTTGATGAAATACATTTTATATTAATATTTAAAGATAGTATGAATGCAAAAGATATTGAGCGTTTAATTGGAGGAACCTTTAATATAAATAGCGCTTTATTTTATGATGCTCCAAATCAAGAACGAAAAATTCAAAGTCAGTTTGATTGGATTGATAAAATACAAGAAAATGCTATTGTAATACCAGCTCATATTGATAGAAGTGATAATGGCTTTTTCAATATTAAAAACAAACCTAAACTTGATAACTATTTAAGATCAAAACAAAAATTTTTAGCTATGGAATTTAAAGGCAATCTTGATAATATTGCCAACGAAATAAAACATCTTGAAAATGAAAATTCAAATTTTAAAAAAAATTATGACTCTCAAAGCGCTGAATACCCTGCTAAAGAAAAACTTAAAAATCTAAAATATATATCCCAAAAAATTGAGGAATATAAAAAACAAAATACTACTTTTATTTTAGGTTCAGATTCACATAATTTAGATACAACAGAAGAATTATTTACATGGGTAAAAATGGAGACCCCAAGTTTTGAATCTCTCCGCCTTGCTCTTCATGATGGCTCTGACTCAGTAATACGCAGTAATGACACGTCAGAAAATTTAAATGAAATTAAACATAAGTATATAGATAATATTGAAATACATAATGCTTTATTTGCTGGAATACAAGATCCTCTAAATATTAAATTTAATCCTTGGTTAAATATTATCATAGGAAGCAGAGGCAGCGGTAAATCTTCTATTTTTAATTTCTTAAAAATCTTATCAAACCCTACAGTCATTGATAGTGATCAAGACAGAGATAGTTTTAAAAATTTTTTTAAAGAAAGAAATGAAAAAGAAAATTCTGGTGCATTAAAAATAAATACGATAATTTCTCTAACATTAAATAATCTTAACAATGAGTATGAAACATTCAAATATGAACATTCTGATAAAAAATGGACCATAAATAATAGTCTAATCTTGAAAGATCAATTAAAAACATATCTTCCAGTTAAAATATTTAGTCAAAAAGAAATATTTGAAATTTGCCAAAAAGAAAATAACTTTTTTGAATATATTAAATCATTTATTCAGGAAGAATTAGAAAAAATTAATGAAGAAATTAAAGATAAATTTTCTACTCTTAAAATAAAAATTGAAGAAATAAATAAATTTACTAATTCAGTATCTAAATTAGAATCTATTGATTCTGAAATAAAAATCCTTGAAGAAAAAATAAAAGTAATTGAAAGTACAGAATATAAAGATACTATCAATAAATACAAACTATATCATAGCTTAAATGAAAGCCTCAATACATCAACTGATTTTATTAAAGAAAATTTCATTAATCAACTAAATAAAATTCCTAATAAAGAGACAAATTATAACATTCAAATTAATTCTAATTTAGATGAAAAAACAAAAAATGAATTGACTAAGTGGAATTCTGAATTGACAAAATTAACAAGTTTATTACATGAAAATATAAAACAGATAAACTCGCATTTTGATACATTATCGATTTTACATGAAAACACATATTTTTACTCAAATTACATTCAAATAAAAAAAGAATATGAAGAACTTACAAATAAATACGGTGCCTCTATTCAAGATTTTTCAAAAGATTTTGAAAAATTAAATAAATTAAAAAAAGAGCAAGAAAAAATTGAATCAGAAAAAAAAGCCCTTATTCTATTAAATGAAGATAAAGAAAAAATTAAAAAAGATATTATTCAACTTGAACAAAAAAAAAGGGAATTGATAAAAAGAAAAATAGATGATATTAACAATAATCAATCAAAATTAAATAATAATTTCAAAAAAATTAAAATAAGTTATCTTATATGTCAAAGAAATGTTTCTCAATCTTTTCAGAATGAAATAGGCACTCGAAATCAAAGATATTCTTCATTTTATCTATCTGAAGATGAAAAAAGTGGCTTTTTATTTGATACTTTTTTATCCTCAAAAAACGATAATATAGATAACATTTTTAAACATATTCATGATGAAAAGAGAAAATGGTTTGAGTTTAATCCTAAAAACTCTGCTGAAAAAGAATTAAAAAATATATTACTAAATAAAAAAGATGAACTTGATTTATTCTTTCCTGAAGATACAATCAAAGTTGAAATATCAAAAAACAAATCTTTTGAACCAATTAGCAATGTTTCTCCTGGTGAAAAAGTTGCTGCATTTTTAGAACTTGTTATGAATATAGAAAATAAAACACTTTGCATTGATCAACCAGAAGATGATCTTGATCTTACTTTTATTTCGGATACAATTATACCACTAATAAAAAACTACAAAAAAAATCAACAAGTTATTATCATAACCCACAATGCTAATATTACAATAAATACAGGGGCAGAAAATATCATTCACCTAAAATTTTCAGGAGGAAAAGATCCACAAATTCGACATAAAGAGACTGGCGCTTTACAAAATGAAAAGATTCGAAAAGCTGTTTGTGATGTCGTAGAAGGTGGTGAAAAAGCTTTGCAAGATAGATATTACAAAATATTCAAAGCACTAAGTAACTACAAACCTTAA